In the bacterium genome, ACGCTGTCCATCAGCCGCTCCTCGGGGATGCGCTCAGGATACGGCGAGAGGCCGCGTCGGTCCACGGCCACGGCGTCCTTGATGTGCACGTGGGCGACGTACGGCTTGAGTAGGGGCCACGCCTCGGTGTACGGGCGGACCCCCACTTGAACAAAATTCGCTGGGTCGAAGGTCATCCGGAGCGCCGCCGAGCCGACCGCCTCTATCAGATCGAGGCACCGCTCGGCGGTATCCCCGTACACGTACGACTCGTTCTCCAGCGCGAGCGTCACGTGCGCTCGCTCGGCCTCGTGAGCGAAGGCCGCGAGTCGGCGGACCACCTCGTCCCGAGAGGCCCGGTAGCGCCCGGCGGGGACAAAAAAGGAGAAGAGACGCACCAGCGCGGTGTCGAGCCGCCGCGCCGCCGTCAGGGCCCGCCGGAATCGGCCACGCTCGGAGTCGAAGTCGCCGTCGACGGGCGCCTTGCCGACCGGTGAGGCGATGGCTGAGATGCTGATCCCGTGGGCCGTGAGCCGCTCGCGTACACGCCCGAGGTCATCGTCGGAGAGCTCGACAACATCCCTCCCCCAGGCAGACCGCGCCTCGAGGAAGCGC is a window encoding:
- a CDS encoding sugar phosphate isomerase/epimerase, producing MRFLEARSAWGRDVVELSDDDLGRVRERLTAHGISISAIASPVGKAPVDGDFDSERGRFRRALTAARRLDTALVRLFSFFVPAGRYRASRDEVVRRLAAFAHEAERAHVTLALENESYVYGDTAERCLDLIEAVGSAALRMTFDPANFVQVGVRPYTEAWPLLKPYVAHVHIKDAVAVDRRGLSPYPERIPEERLMDSV